A genome region from Streptomyces pratensis includes the following:
- a CDS encoding nucleotide sugar dehydrogenase, with amino-acid sequence MNICVVALGKIGLPLAVQFAAKGHKVIGADVNEKVVELVNAATEPFPGEHDLDAKLKETVGAGLLSATSDTTAAVAASDAVVVVVPLFVDAEGTPDFGWMDSATKAIAAGLKPGTLVSYETTLPVGTTRTRWAPMLAEGSGLTPGRDFHLVFSPERVLTGRVFADLRRYPKLVGGIDEASSQRGVEFYEAVLDFDDREDLPRPNGVWDLGTAEASELAKLAETTYRDVNIGLANQFARFADKNDIDVKKVIEACNSQPYSHIHQPGIAVGGHCIPIYPRMYLWNDPEATVVRSAREANAAMPEYSVDLLAAAYGDLDGVGVLVLGAAYRGGVKETAFSGVFGVVEALKARGAVPFVSDPMYTAEELTAHGLVPHEGQTVTAAVLQADHAEYRELAAADLPDVRVLVDGRRTTDPANWAGVRRVVIGG; translated from the coding sequence ATGAACATCTGTGTAGTCGCGCTCGGCAAGATCGGCCTCCCGCTCGCCGTGCAGTTCGCCGCCAAGGGCCACAAGGTCATCGGCGCGGACGTCAACGAGAAGGTCGTCGAGCTGGTCAACGCGGCCACCGAGCCGTTCCCCGGCGAGCACGACCTGGATGCCAAGCTCAAGGAGACCGTGGGCGCGGGCCTGCTGTCCGCGACCTCGGACACCACCGCCGCGGTCGCCGCGTCGGACGCCGTCGTGGTCGTCGTCCCGCTCTTCGTGGACGCCGAGGGAACCCCGGACTTCGGCTGGATGGACTCGGCGACGAAGGCGATCGCCGCGGGCCTGAAGCCGGGCACCCTCGTCAGCTACGAGACCACCCTGCCGGTGGGCACCACGCGTACCCGGTGGGCGCCGATGCTCGCCGAGGGATCCGGCCTCACCCCGGGCCGCGACTTCCACCTCGTCTTCTCCCCGGAGCGCGTGCTCACCGGCCGCGTCTTCGCGGACCTGCGCCGCTATCCCAAGCTCGTCGGCGGCATCGACGAGGCGTCCTCGCAGCGCGGTGTGGAGTTCTACGAGGCCGTGCTCGACTTCGACGACCGCGAGGACCTGCCGCGCCCGAACGGCGTCTGGGACCTCGGCACGGCGGAGGCCTCCGAGCTCGCCAAGCTTGCCGAGACCACGTACCGCGACGTCAACATCGGTCTGGCCAACCAGTTCGCCCGGTTCGCCGACAAGAACGACATCGACGTCAAGAAGGTCATCGAGGCCTGCAACAGCCAGCCCTACAGCCACATCCACCAGCCGGGCATCGCCGTCGGCGGCCACTGCATCCCGATCTACCCCCGGATGTACCTGTGGAACGACCCGGAGGCCACCGTCGTGCGCTCGGCCCGTGAGGCCAACGCCGCGATGCCCGAGTACTCCGTCGACCTGCTGGCCGCCGCCTACGGCGACCTGGACGGCGTCGGGGTCCTGGTGCTGGGTGCCGCCTACCGCGGCGGAGTCAAGGAGACCGCCTTCTCCGGCGTCTTCGGTGTCGTCGAGGCACTGAAGGCACGCGGCGCGGTGCCGTTCGTCTCGGACCCGATGTACACGGCCGAGGAGCTGACCGCGCACGGCCTCGTGCCCCACGAGGGCCAGACCGTCACCGCCGCCGTCCTCCAGGCCGACCACGCCGAGTACCGCGAGCTGGCCGCAGCCGACCTGCCGGACGTCCGCGTCCTGGTCGACGGGCGCCGGACGACCGACCCGGCCAACTGGGCCGGCGTCCGCCGCGTCGTCATCGGCGGCTGA
- a CDS encoding glycosyltransferase family 2 protein: MTDPDVTVVVAVYNTMPYLTECLNSLVGQSIGTDRLEVIAVDDGSTDESGEELDRFAAKYPGIVRVIHQENSGGPAAPSNRALEVATGRYVYFIGSDDYLGSEALERMVACADEHGSDVVVGKMVGTNGRYVHQALFKKSDPDVSLYDSALPFALANTKLFRRALVEEHGLRFPEDLPVGSDQPFTIEACVRARKISVLADYTYYYAVKRGDASNITYRANHLSRLRCTTSIMKHAASLVPAGPQRDALFKRHFTWELAKLVQDDFPALDAETRREVCDGIAALADDYLTDELRDSLDVKRRVRICLAQAGAVDDLVRAITEEAESGAPPFRIEAGRAFALYPGFRNARPGLPDRHYELVGEAVSGRLAQGTELVDAQWDQAGDDLHLVVTARVGVLGDTDTLTVRLAKGAMPKSADKPGARRLPAGHELPRPEGEFTRSATDDGRATTLRGRIPVGAVKAKLGVRVYVDVAGSTYEIPVKTHGKPLPLARRWRQAVPYRVAANQNPKGRLVITTAPLWEIRTGAGKRLRHLLSRLKRKVTR, encoded by the coding sequence TTGACCGACCCCGATGTCACTGTCGTCGTCGCCGTGTACAACACGATGCCGTACCTCACCGAATGCCTGAACTCACTTGTGGGACAGAGCATCGGTACGGACCGGCTCGAAGTGATCGCGGTGGACGACGGATCGACCGATGAGAGCGGCGAGGAACTCGACCGCTTCGCCGCGAAGTACCCCGGCATCGTCAGGGTGATCCACCAGGAGAACTCGGGCGGTCCGGCGGCGCCGAGCAACCGTGCGCTCGAAGTGGCGACCGGCCGTTACGTGTACTTCATCGGCTCGGACGACTACCTCGGCTCAGAGGCGCTGGAACGCATGGTGGCGTGTGCGGACGAGCACGGCTCCGACGTGGTCGTGGGGAAGATGGTCGGTACCAACGGCCGTTACGTCCACCAGGCGCTCTTCAAGAAGAGCGACCCGGACGTAAGCCTGTACGACTCGGCGCTCCCCTTCGCGCTGGCGAACACCAAGCTCTTCAGGCGTGCGCTGGTCGAGGAACACGGACTGCGCTTTCCCGAGGACCTCCCGGTCGGGAGCGACCAGCCCTTCACCATCGAGGCATGCGTCCGGGCGAGGAAGATCTCCGTCCTCGCCGACTACACGTACTACTACGCGGTGAAGCGCGGTGACGCCAGCAACATCACCTATCGGGCGAACCACCTGTCCCGGTTGCGCTGCACGACTTCGATCATGAAGCACGCGGCCTCCCTCGTGCCCGCGGGCCCGCAGCGGGACGCGCTCTTCAAGCGTCACTTCACCTGGGAGCTCGCGAAGCTCGTCCAGGACGACTTCCCGGCCCTGGACGCCGAGACCCGGCGCGAGGTCTGTGACGGGATCGCGGCGCTCGCCGACGACTACCTCACCGACGAGCTGAGGGACTCCCTGGACGTCAAACGGCGGGTGCGGATCTGCCTCGCACAGGCCGGTGCAGTCGACGACCTGGTGCGGGCCATCACCGAAGAGGCAGAGTCCGGTGCCCCGCCGTTCCGTATCGAGGCCGGGCGGGCCTTCGCCCTGTACCCCGGTTTCCGGAACGCCCGACCAGGGCTTCCCGACCGGCACTACGAGTTGGTCGGCGAGGCCGTGTCCGGGCGACTGGCCCAAGGGACCGAGCTCGTCGACGCCCAGTGGGACCAGGCCGGTGACGATCTGCACCTGGTCGTCACGGCCCGGGTCGGCGTACTGGGGGACACCGACACCCTGACCGTGCGCCTGGCCAAGGGCGCCATGCCGAAGAGCGCCGACAAGCCCGGTGCGCGCCGCCTGCCCGCGGGACACGAACTTCCCCGGCCGGAAGGCGAGTTCACGCGCAGTGCGACCGACGACGGCCGGGCCACGACGCTGCGTGGCCGAATTCCCGTCGGTGCCGTGAAGGCGAAGCTCGGCGTCCGTGTATACGTGGACGTGGCAGGCTCGACGTACGAGATCCCCGTGAAGACCCACGGGAAGCCGTTGCCCCTGGCCCGCCGCTGGCGGCAGGCCGTCCCGTACCGGGTGGCGGCGAACCAGAACCCCAAGGGGCGGCTCGTGATCACGACGGCGCCCCTGTGGGAGATCAGAACCGGTGCGGGCAAGCGGCTGCGCCACCTGCTGTCCAGGCTGAAGAGGAAAGTGACCCGATGA
- a CDS encoding Gfo/Idh/MocA family protein produces the protein MTTAVLKAGLVGLGSMGRHHARVLAGLEGVELVGVVDPMGDKNGWAQGAPVLSTVEELIALGIDYAVVACPTALHEEVGLQLADAGVCALIEKPLADTVEGARRLVEAFESRGLVAGVGHIERCNPALRSLRSRLEAGELGDVFQVVTRRQGPFPHRIADVGVVKDLATHDIDLTGWVTGQTYTSIAAHTVSKSGRPHEDMVSAVGQLSDGTMVNHLVNWLSPLKERFTSVTGERGCYIADTLTADLTFHSNAAVTTEWEALRAFRGVSEGDMIRYAIPKREPLLVEHELFRDAVRGESADICTLRQGLRTVEVAAAVLESATTGRSVHLDARESSSEGVAN, from the coding sequence CTCGGTTCCATGGGGCGCCACCACGCCCGTGTCCTCGCCGGTCTCGAAGGCGTGGAACTCGTCGGCGTCGTCGACCCGATGGGCGACAAGAACGGCTGGGCGCAGGGCGCTCCGGTCCTCTCGACCGTCGAGGAACTCATCGCGCTCGGCATCGACTACGCGGTCGTGGCCTGCCCGACCGCACTGCACGAAGAGGTCGGCCTCCAGCTGGCCGACGCGGGCGTCTGCGCCCTGATCGAGAAGCCGCTGGCCGACACCGTCGAAGGCGCCCGCCGCCTGGTCGAGGCCTTCGAGTCCCGCGGACTGGTGGCCGGCGTCGGCCACATCGAGCGCTGCAACCCGGCCCTGCGCTCACTGCGCAGCCGCCTTGAGGCCGGCGAGCTCGGCGACGTCTTCCAGGTCGTCACCCGTCGGCAGGGTCCCTTCCCCCACCGCATCGCGGACGTCGGTGTGGTCAAGGACCTCGCCACGCACGACATCGACCTGACGGGCTGGGTGACCGGCCAGACGTACACCTCGATCGCGGCCCATACCGTCTCCAAGTCCGGCCGCCCGCACGAGGACATGGTCTCCGCGGTGGGTCAGCTCTCCGACGGCACCATGGTCAACCACCTGGTCAACTGGCTGAGTCCGCTCAAGGAGCGCTTCACCTCGGTCACCGGAGAGCGCGGCTGCTACATCGCCGACACGCTCACCGCCGACCTCACGTTCCACTCGAACGCGGCGGTGACCACCGAATGGGAGGCGCTGCGCGCGTTCCGCGGTGTCTCCGAGGGCGACATGATCCGCTACGCGATCCCGAAGCGCGAGCCGCTGCTGGTCGAGCACGAGCTCTTCAGGGACGCGGTGCGGGGTGAGTCGGCCGATATCTGCACGCTGCGTCAGGGGTTGCGTACCGTCGAGGTGGCGGCGGCGGTTCTCGAGTCCGCCACGACCGGGCGCTCGGTTCACCTGGACGCAAGAGAGTCATCGTCCGAGGGCGTGGCCAATTGA